The proteins below are encoded in one region of Candidatus Flexicrinis proximus:
- a CDS encoding extracellular solute-binding protein — protein sequence MKRFALVLLAALLLVSMMPVAAQDNTIEVYITGLTEDSMNWFRNEVFPAFEAANPGVDVEILTGGWGDFDATVAGWITTGDGPDVVYLGSEYAATFGPLLADLDPYLGDWEDLAQYLPTTLETVTFDGHMRGLPLLISPRPIFYRTDLFAEGSAVPTTFSESLEFVAANTESGDSGLTKQGFMDIGGGLFDAQEFIAYIWSAGGELYNEDGSSAFDSDATREALQYMYDRRRAVLPTEASVGLPPLEGTPLGSGAVVAGIYPMWNVPALSDEVWNSVEIAPYPAGENGEPVVQVFIDWLSVPAYVSEEKLPLVVDFLKFLGSKDNAIALSAVQGFTPARVDAWEELRANNPVWAKLLELAETYGRAFSDIRASAELRPLIIEQVNLFLTDQQSLDDTMETLKEEYDAILEANGYL from the coding sequence ATGAAGCGTTTCGCACTGGTCCTATTGGCGGCACTCCTGCTGGTCAGCATGATGCCTGTCGCCGCTCAGGACAACACAATCGAAGTTTACATTACTGGATTGACCGAAGATTCAATGAACTGGTTCCGCAATGAGGTCTTCCCCGCATTCGAAGCCGCCAACCCCGGCGTCGATGTCGAGATTCTGACCGGTGGATGGGGCGATTTCGACGCCACTGTCGCCGGCTGGATCACTACGGGTGATGGCCCCGACGTCGTGTATCTGGGCAGCGAATACGCCGCGACCTTCGGGCCGCTGCTGGCTGATCTGGATCCGTATCTCGGCGACTGGGAAGATCTGGCCCAGTATCTGCCGACCACCCTTGAGACCGTCACGTTCGACGGCCATATGCGCGGTCTGCCGCTGTTGATTTCGCCGCGCCCGATTTTCTACCGCACCGATCTGTTCGCCGAAGGCTCGGCTGTCCCGACCACTTTCAGCGAATCGCTCGAGTTTGTTGCCGCCAATACGGAATCTGGCGACAGCGGCCTGACCAAGCAAGGGTTCATGGATATCGGCGGCGGTCTGTTCGACGCGCAGGAATTCATTGCCTACATCTGGTCGGCTGGCGGCGAACTGTACAACGAAGACGGCAGCAGCGCGTTCGACAGCGATGCCACCCGTGAAGCCCTGCAATACATGTATGACCGCCGCCGCGCCGTACTCCCGACTGAAGCTTCGGTCGGTCTGCCGCCGCTGGAAGGCACCCCGCTCGGTTCTGGCGCAGTCGTTGCCGGCATCTACCCGATGTGGAACGTCCCCGCCCTGAGCGACGAAGTGTGGAACAGCGTCGAGATTGCCCCGTATCCTGCTGGCGAAAACGGCGAGCCGGTTGTCCAGGTCTTCATTGACTGGCTGAGCGTCCCTGCGTATGTTTCGGAAGAGAAGCTGCCGCTGGTTGTCGACTTCCTCAAGTTCCTCGGAAGCAAGGACAACGCGATCGCCCTGAGCGCCGTCCAGGGGTTCACCCCGGCACGCGTCGATGCATGGGAAGAGCTGCGCGCGAATAACCCGGTATGGGCAAAGCTGCTGGAACTGGCCGAGACCTATGGCCGCGCCTTCAGCGACATCCGCGCCAGCGCCGAACTGCGTCCGCTGATTATCGAACAGGTCAACCTGTTCCTGACCGACCAGCAGAGCCTCGACGACACGATGGAGACGTTGAAGGAAGAATACGACGCCATCCTGGAAGCCAACGGCTACCTATAA
- a CDS encoding hemin receptor, with product MTLNSQQIALIQSAVPTIVAQSEAVASAFYAQLFALDPSLRAMFRGDMTEQGRKLMQMLGVALSNLDKLDTLRPALRALGERHLNYGVSDHHYSVVGTALINTLELLLGEAFTADTRAAWATLYGDLTHAIKSGLYPVVTEAAAD from the coding sequence ATGACCCTGAACAGCCAGCAAATCGCGCTTATCCAGTCCGCAGTTCCAACCATTGTTGCCCAATCAGAAGCCGTCGCGTCGGCATTTTACGCCCAGTTGTTCGCGCTCGATCCGTCGCTTCGCGCGATGTTCCGCGGGGACATGACCGAACAGGGACGCAAGCTGATGCAGATGCTGGGCGTCGCGCTCTCAAATCTCGACAAGCTTGACACCCTGCGGCCCGCATTGCGCGCGCTGGGCGAGCGCCACCTCAATTACGGCGTTTCCGACCATCACTACAGTGTAGTCGGCACGGCGCTGATCAATACGCTTGAACTGCTGCTGGGCGAAGCCTTCACGGCCGATACGCGGGCCGCGTGGGCCACGCTGTACGGCGACCTGACACACGCGATCAAGTCAGGCTTGTATCCGGTTGTAACGGAAGCGGCGGCTGATTAG
- a CDS encoding PAS domain S-box protein, with protein sequence MDDERYACTQYPEVAEAELRNLCGFLSNIAQNVDLERFSEALILFVQAETGRITDANAIACELLGYSSTEIREKLITDIEVAPQSGEQAIRRYVETAIEMDVYECLYRQGDGGTFPVRVRRQAITRDGNSLIHYLIEDRSIRHYVWKELIRREDRDFAFRERMKALNEVNTSLGTAETLDDLCRKAVLLGKERLGFDRLGLWLFDTQSALMKGTYGVDEHGELRDEHHSSWGISDSLIVDFTTGHKTPIVSTDVAPIYDSQSHIIGYGWHLSAPMHHEDQFIGYVSADNFLSGQPMRNYQPELLRSYAAAVGQYCAHHLARESAKRLAEDMRSQEKRIQMLGTFISHIGHDFRTPLTVINTSAYLLSRSNDPARKAELAARIEGQVDYINRVVHEMLTAVSLEEPSEFSFQWTSLRALINSAVESVTNLATEKGLRWTYEVPPPTVLAADQVQLERAIREILHNAIIFTNAGGHITVSTEVDEKHITIRVNDTGIGIAAGEQEKIFQHLYRVDQARTTQGVGLGLTLAKRIVEAHGGFIRVASTPDVGSTFEIVLPLEADIGPNATYKGNQK encoded by the coding sequence ATGGATGATGAGCGTTACGCGTGTACGCAATACCCGGAGGTCGCAGAGGCGGAGCTCCGCAATTTATGCGGGTTTCTGAGCAATATTGCACAGAACGTTGATCTGGAGCGCTTTTCGGAAGCGCTGATCCTGTTTGTGCAAGCGGAAACCGGCAGGATTACCGATGCAAACGCCATCGCGTGCGAGCTGCTTGGCTACAGCAGCACCGAGATTCGTGAGAAGCTGATTACTGACATCGAGGTCGCGCCGCAGTCCGGCGAACAGGCGATTCGACGTTATGTTGAGACGGCGATCGAGATGGATGTCTACGAGTGCCTATACCGACAGGGTGACGGGGGAACGTTTCCCGTACGGGTACGGCGACAGGCCATCACGCGGGATGGGAATAGTCTGATCCACTATCTGATTGAGGATCGTTCCATTCGCCACTATGTCTGGAAGGAACTCATACGTCGCGAAGACCGTGACTTTGCCTTTCGCGAGAGGATGAAAGCCCTGAACGAAGTCAATACGTCGTTGGGAACAGCCGAGACTTTGGACGACCTGTGCAGAAAGGCAGTGTTGCTCGGAAAGGAGCGACTGGGCTTTGACCGGCTCGGGCTGTGGCTGTTCGATACACAATCGGCACTCATGAAGGGGACCTACGGCGTCGACGAGCATGGAGAGTTACGAGACGAGCATCATTCGAGCTGGGGGATCAGTGATTCCCTGATCGTCGATTTTACGACCGGTCACAAGACACCGATTGTCTCAACCGATGTGGCACCGATCTATGATAGTCAGTCTCACATCATTGGTTATGGTTGGCATCTTTCCGCTCCGATGCACCATGAGGACCAGTTTATCGGTTATGTATCAGCAGACAACTTCCTCTCCGGTCAGCCGATGCGAAACTATCAACCGGAACTGCTGAGGAGTTATGCGGCCGCGGTCGGTCAGTACTGCGCCCATCATCTGGCCAGGGAGTCTGCAAAGCGCCTGGCGGAAGACATGCGGTCGCAGGAAAAGCGCATTCAGATGCTCGGCACGTTCATCTCCCATATTGGCCACGATTTTCGCACCCCGCTGACCGTCATCAATACGAGCGCCTACCTGCTCAGCAGATCCAACGACCCCGCGCGAAAGGCCGAGCTCGCCGCGAGGATTGAAGGCCAGGTCGACTATATCAACCGGGTAGTCCACGAGATGCTGACTGCGGTGTCTTTAGAAGAACCTTCGGAATTCTCATTCCAATGGACCAGTCTCAGGGCGCTGATTAACAGCGCGGTCGAATCCGTCACAAATCTGGCCACCGAGAAGGGGCTCCGGTGGACGTATGAGGTGCCGCCGCCTACCGTACTTGCTGCCGACCAGGTGCAGTTGGAGCGGGCCATACGCGAGATCCTGCACAACGCAATCATATTCACCAACGCCGGTGGGCACATCACCGTAAGCACGGAGGTCGACGAAAAACACATCACGATACGGGTAAACGACACCGGCATTGGTATTGCCGCTGGAGAACAGGAAAAAATCTTTCAACACCTCTACCGGGTCGATCAAGCGAGGACGACACAGGGTGTCGGACTGGGACTGACCCTGGCGAAGAGAATCGTGGAGGCCCACGGGGGATTCATCCGGGTCGCCAGTACGCCCGACGTGGGCAGCACATTTGAAATCGTTTTGCCGCTGGAGGCGGACATCGGGCCGAACGCGACCTACAAGGGCAACCAGAAGTAG